Proteins encoded by one window of Panicum virgatum strain AP13 chromosome 7N, P.virgatum_v5, whole genome shotgun sequence:
- the LOC120681626 gene encoding 23.2 kDa heat shock protein-like, translating into MSKGAAAFALVSLAVMAAVADGALLPWFGDGRRGRDEAAAAASAVSPLSDLSLLADPFRILEHVPFGFDRDDVAMVSMARVDWRETPDAHEIVIDVPGMRKEDLKIEVEDNRVLRVSGERRRAEEHRGDHWHREERSYGRFWRQFRLPENADLDSVAATLDNGVLAVRFRKLAPEQIKGPRVVGIAGGDSGAKNSIGAGAGEEHQAKKVEL; encoded by the coding sequence ATGTCGAAGGGAGCTGCGGCATTCGCGCTCGTGTCCCTCGCcgtgatggcggcggtggcggacggcGCGCTGCTCCCGTGGTTCGGCGacggcaggcgcgggcgcgacgaggcggcggcagcggcatcgGCCGTGTCGCCGCTGTCCGACCTGAGCCTCCTGGCGGACCCGTTCCGGATCCTGGAGCACGTGCCCTTCGGCTTCGACCGCGACGACGTGGCAATGGTGTCCATGGCGCGCGTGGACTGGCGCGAGACCCCCGACGCGCACGAGATCGTCATCGACGTGCCGGGGATGCGCAAGGAGGACCTCAAGATCGAGGTCGAGGACAACCGGGTGCTGCGGgtgagcggcgagcggcggcgcgcggaggagcACAGGGGCGACCACTGGCACCGCGAGGAGCGCTCCTACGGCAGGTTCTGGCGCCAGTTCCGCCTCCCCGAGAACGCCGACCTCGACTCCGTcgccgccaccctcgacaaCGGCGTGCTCGCCGTGCGGTTCAGGAAGCTGGCGCCCGAGCAGATCAAGGGCCCGCGCGTCGTCGGCATCGCCGGCGGGGACAGCGGCGCCAAGAACAGCATCGGCGCGGGCGCCGGGGAGGAGCATCAGGCCAAGAAGGTCGAGCTGTGA